A stretch of the Lolium perenne isolate Kyuss_39 chromosome 3, Kyuss_2.0, whole genome shotgun sequence genome encodes the following:
- the LOC127346000 gene encoding pterocarpan synthase 1: MAAARCSFLALSVVLIGGAVSAVDEGLIHLHFYFHEVDAGTPNATVVNVASLHKNSSTFGDVNVFDNALRAGPDPVSRLIGRAQGFALHTSLDESGGLTAITFAFDDYGGYSGSTLATLGHIGVSGPSERSIVGGTGKLRFARGYMASRLLSSTDTSIVVVFDMYFTLAR; encoded by the exons ATGGCCGCTGCTCGGTGCTCTTTCCTTGCTCTCTCCGTGGTACTCATCGGAGGCGCTGTGTCCGCCGTGGATGAAGGGCTGATCCACCTCCACTTCTACTTCCACGAGGTCGACGCCGGCACGCCTAACGCCACCGTCGTCAACGTCGCCAGCCTGCACAA GAACTCGTCGACGTTTGGGGATGTGAACGTGTTCGACAACGCGCTGCGGGCGGGGCCGGACCCGGTGTCGCGGCTCATCGGCAGAGCGCAGGGCTTCGCGCTTCACACGTCGCTGGACGAGTCGGGCGGGCTCACGGCCATCACCTTCGCCTTCGACGACTACGGCGGGTACAGCGGCAGCACGTTGGCGACGCTGGGCCACATCGGGGTATCTGGCCCGTCGGAGCGGAGCATCGTCGGCGGCACGGGCAAGCTCCGGTTCGCGCGCGGGTACATGGCCAGCAGGCTCCTCAGCTCCACGGACACCTCCATCGTCGTCGTCTTCGACATGTACTTCACCCTGGCTCGCTGA